CATTTTGGTTTCGCTACTGCCCGCCACGTCCACCAGCCAGCTTCCCATCTTAGTGGCTACGCCGGTACGCACCAGTCCGTCACCGATAATGAACAACGCAGCAATCAGAATGACGTTGGGATCGCTAAACCCGGAAAACGCTTCGCTGAGGCTTAATGTTCCGCTAAGCACAAAAGCGACAATCACCAACAGCGCCACCGCATCCATACGCATTTTTCCGGTGGCGAAGAGCAGGACGGCAACCGCCAGTAACGACAACACCCAAATGAGTTCCGAATTCAAAATGAGTTCCTGAATGGCTGATTATTGGTGAATTGAATGTAGACGAGAATGCCATAAAAAAACCCCGCAAATGCGGGGTTAAATCATGGGATTAGTGTTTTCTTAACACTTCAACTATACCGTCCGGAGATTTCTGGACGAGAAGTTCGGTAAGGGAGGAAAGAACGTAATCCACATGTTCAAGCCGGGGTGTATCCGCCGGGGCGTTAACCGCTATTACGTGGCAACCGGCAGCAAGCCCTGAAAGCACGCCCGCCGGCGCGTCTTCAACGACCACGCACTCTTCCGGCTCCAGGCCGAGCAGTTGAGCCCCCAGCAAATAGGCATCCGGCTCAGGTTTACCACGCGCGACTCGTTCCGCCGTCACAAACACTTCCGGCTCAGGCAACCCACCCGCCAGGCGGCGAGCAGATGCCACCGGCACAGAGCCTGACGTGACGATAGCCCACGGAATACCGGCTTCGTTAAGGTGAGCCAATAGCTCCGCCGCGCCAGGCAGCGCCTGGATACCGTCAGTATCCTCAGACTCAAGCTTCTCCAGGCGCAGAAACTCCTGCTGAATGTCTTCCTCAGAAGCACCGGCCATAAAGTGGCGCAGTGAGGTAATCGCCTGCTTGCCGTGGATGAAGCCCAATACTTCTTCCGGAGAAATATTAAAACGCTTTGCCCAGTTGACCCACGCGCGCTCGACGGCTGGAAGGGAGTCAACCAGCGTACCATCCAAATCAAACAAGAAACCTTTACACTTCACTACGCGTCTCTCCTCAGGCGTTAATAATCTGCGCAATCTCGTTGGCGCTTAAGTGATACTGACGCGGGCAAGCGTGCCACACCTTCAGCATTCGTTGGTATTTGTCCCACATCGGGGTTTGGGCGTTGAAACCGTGGGTGCCAGCATCGAAATGGGTATAGCGGCCTTCAATATTCACCATGAAGCGAACATAGCCGAGGAAGCGGGCTTCGGTGGCGGCATCAAACCCCATAAAAGTGACGCGACGCTCATCGATTTCCTTGCTGTCTTTCAGGTTGGTCCAGGAAACATGCATCGCGTGATACATTTCCATGATGTCGATGACGATGCGGCAAGTTTCCTCTTTTAGCTCGCCAAACTCGCGATCCAGTTCGCGCATTTGTAGGCCATAGCCGCGTTCGATGATGGTCTGCAGACGACGATAGCGTTCGGCATTATCCGGGTCCATCATCGTCATCATCTTATACTGGTTAGATAAAATCAGACGTTGCGCATGGGTCATTTCCATTTCCGGGCTCCTTTGGTTCATGGAAAAATGCAGGTTATGAAGAGGATAACCTGTAAGAAAGTATGCCTTCCTTTATATGCGCAACCGTAGGGTAATTACAAATCATCCAGGAAAGTTTTATCCAGCTGTTTGAACGCGCGCTTCAGCACGTCCGCCAGTGCCTGGTAGTCCGGCTTGCCCTCCACGGGTGCCAGCGCCTGCCCTGCTTCCTGCAGTTTCATACGAACTTCATAAAACCACTGTAATGTAGAAGGCGGTAAAGGCGTGACCGAACGCTTGCCCAGCCACCACAGCCCTTGCATCGGCAGGCTACAGGCAAAGAGTGCCGTCGCTACCGCTGGGCCAAGCTGTCCGCCCAGCGCGATTTGCCACGTCAGGGTAAATACCGCCAGCGGCGGCATAAAGCGAATGGCGTAACGCGTGGCACGAATCACACGGTTTTCGATAAATACCGGTGACAGGCGCTTATCCAGCGGCCAGGTCTTTGAGTAATGCTGCCCACGTCCGAACAAGCTAAACCAGCTTACATGGCTATTCTGGGGTGTCGACATGGCTCATACCTCAACTCTACATATAAAAAATAAAATAATTTTGCAACTCAGCAACTCTAAATGACATCGTTCAAAAAATTTTGTCTTTACGAGCCTCTATCTGCTACCCTGTGCCGGCCTTGATGGCCGTAGTGGGGAAACCACACGCTGTCAAATATTCTTTTACATCGCCGTGACCCGCAGCGTCGGGTGATATGGCGTAAACTCTGAGTAATTTTATTCGCCATGCCGAAAAACGCTTCTGGCATGACGTTAATCATAAATGTCCGCGTCATCATGCGCTACGCTGATAGACTCACTGACGTTTTTTTAGCCACGTATCAAAAATAGGTACTTCCATGTCGAGTAAGCTAGTACTGGTTCTGAACTGCGGTAGCTCATCACTGAAATTCGCAATTATCGATGCTGTAAACGGTGAAGAGTACCTTTCTGGTTTAGCAGAGTGTTTCCACCTTCCTGAAGCCCGTATCAAGTGGAAGCTGGACGGCGCTAAACAAGAAGCGGCTCTGGGTGCAGGTGCCGCTCACAGCGAAGCTCTTAACTTCATCGTTAATAAGATTCTGGCAGAAAAACCAGAATTGTCCGCTCAGTTGACCGCAATCGGTCACCGTATCGTACACGGCGGTGAAAAATACACCAGCTCCGTTGTTATCGATGATTCTGTGATTCAGGGTATCAAAGATTCAGCCTCTTTTGCACCGCTGCATAACCCTGCACACCTGATCGGCATCGCTGAAGCCCTGAAATCCTTCCCTAAACTGGCTGATAAAAACGTCGCTGTCTTCGACACCGCGTTCCATCAGACTATGCCGGAAGAATCTTTCCTCTACGCTCTGCCGTACAAACTGTACAAAGAGCACGGCGTGCGTCGCTACGGCGCACACGGCACCAGCCACTTCTATGTGACTCAGGAAGCCGCAAAAATGCTGAACAAGCCGGTTGATGAACTGAACATCATCACCTGCCACCTTGGCAACGGCGGTTCCGTTTCTGCAATCCGTAACGGCAAATGCGTTGATACCTCCATGGGTCTGACCCCGCTGGAAGGTCTGGTGATGGGTACCCGCTCCGGCGACATCGACCCGGCTATCATCTTCCACCTGCACGATGCCCTGGGCATGAGCGTAGAAGACATCAACAAAATGCTGACCAAAGAGTCCGGCCTGCTGGGTCTGACCGAAGTCACCAGCGACTGCCGCTACGTTGAAGACAACTACGCAACGAAAGAAGACGCTAAACGTGCAATGGACGTTTACTGCCACCGTCTGGCGAAATACATCGGCTCCTACACTGCGCTGATGGATGGCCGTCTGGACGCCGTGGTCTTCACCGGTGGTATCGGTGAAAACGCCGCTATGGTTCGCGAGCTGTCCCTGGGCAAACTGGGCGTTCTGGGCTTCGACGTTGACCACGAGCGCAACCTGGCTGCTCGCTTTGGCAAGTCTGGCTTCATTAACAAGGAAGGCACCCGTCCAGCGGTGGTTATCACCACCAACGAAGAGCTGGTCATCGCTCAGGATGCATCCCGCCTGACCGCCTGATTCCCTCACCGCCAGCCTTAGCTGGCGGTGTTGTTTTCTGAGTCGAGTGAGCATCCCTGCTCGCGAAAACGAAAGAGGTTATACCGTGTCCCGTACTATTATGCTGATCCCTACCGGAACCAGCGTCGGCCTTACCAGCGTAAGCCTCGGCGTTATCCGTGCTATGGAACAAAAAGGCGTTCGCCTGAGCGTCTTCAAACCTATCGCCCAGCCGCGTACCGGTGGCGATAGCCCGGACCAGACCACCAGCATCATCCGCGCTAACTCCACCATCCCGGCCGCCGAGCCGCTGAACATGGGCCACGTAGAGTCCCTGCTGTCCAGCAATCAGCAGGACGTGCTGATGGAAGAGATTATCGCCAACTACCATGCCACCAGCAAAGATGCTGAAGTTGTGCTGGTTGAAGGCCTGGTGCCAACCCGCAAACACCAGTTTGCTCAGGCGCTGAACTACGAAATCGCCAAAACACTGAATGCGGAAATCGTCTTCGTGATGTCTCTGGGCAACGACTCTCCGGAGCAGTTGAAAGAGCGTATCGAACTGACCCGCAGCAGCTTCGGCGGCAGCAAAAATACCAACATCACCGGCGTTATCATTAACAAACTGAACGCCCCGGTTGATGAGCAGGGCCGCACCCGTCCGGATCTGTCTGAGATCTTCGATGACTCCAGCAAAGCGAGCATCGCGAACATCGATCCTAAGCAACTGTTTGCCGACAGCCCGCTGCCGGTTCTGGGCTGCGTGCCGTGGAGCTTCGAGCTGATTGCTACCCGTGCAATCGACATGGCTCGCCACCTGAACGCGACTATCGTTAACGAAGGCGACATCAACACCCGCCGCGTGAAGTCCGTAACCTTCTGTGCGCGCAGTATCCCGCACATGCTCGAACACTTCCGCCCAGGTTCTCTGCTGGTCACCTCTGCAGATCGCCCGGACGTGCTGGTTGCCGCCTGCCTGGCCGCCATGAACGGCGTGGAAATCGGCGCTATCCTGCTGACCGGTGGTTACGAAATGGACCCGCGTATCAGCAAGCTGTGCGAGCGTGCATTCGCCACCGGCCTGCCGCTGTTCATGGTTGAAACCAACACCTGGCAGACCTCTCTGAGCCTGCAGAGCTTCAACCTGGAAGTCCCAACCGACGACCACCAGCGTATCGAGAAAGTGCAGGAATATGTGGCCAGCCACATCGATGCTAACTGGATCGAATCCCTGACCGCGACCTCCGAGCGCAGCCGTCGTCTGTCTCCTCCAGCGTTCCGCTACCAGCTGACCGAACTGGCTCGTAAAGCCGGTAAACGCGTTGTGCTGCCGGAAGGCGACGAACCGCGTACCGTTAAAGCGGCAGCTATCTGTGCTGAACGTGGTATCGCGACCTGTGTGCTGCTGGGTAACCCGGATGAAATCACCCGTGTTGCTGCGGCGCAGGGCGTTGAGCTGGGCGCAGGCATCGAAATCGTTGATCCAGAAGTGGTTCGCGAAAGCTACGTGGCCCGCCTGGTTGAGCTGCGTAAGAGCAAAGGCATGACCGAAGCCGTTGCCCGCGAGCAGCTGGAAGACAACGTTGTGCTGGGCACCCTGATGCTCGAGCAGGACGAAGTTGACGGCCTGGTTTCCGGCGCCGTTCACACTACCGCGAACACCATCCGTCCGCCGCTGCAGCTGATCAAAACCGCACCGGGCAGTTCTCTGGTGTCTTCCGTGTTCTTCATGCTGCTGCCTGAACAGGTTTACGTTTACGGCGACTGTGCGATCAACCCGGATCCAACCGCAGAACAGCTGGCAGAAATCGCGATTCAGTCCGCTGACTCCGCGGCCGCTTTCGGTATCGACCCACGCGTTGCAATGCTCTCCTATTCCACCGGTAACTCCGGCGCGGGTAGCGACGTTGAGAAAGTCCGTGAAGCCACCCGTATCGCTCAGGAAAAACGCCCTGACCTGGTCATCGACGGCCCACTGCAGTACGACGCTGCGGTCATGGCGGACGTGGCTAAGTCTAAAGCACCAAACTCTCCTGTTGCGGGCCGTGCGACCGTGTTCATCTTCCCAGACCTGAACACCGGTAACACCACCTATAAAGCGGTACAGCGTTCTGCAGACCTGATCTCCATCGGGCCAATGCTGCAGGGTATGCGCAAGCCGGTTAACGACCTGTCTCGTGGCGCACTGGTTGACGATATCGTCTACACCATCGCGCTGACCGCGATTCAGTCCGCTCAGCAAGCCTAAGCCCGCTGAGACGTAAAAAGGCAGCCACCTGGCTGCCTTTTTTATTGCTTTGACCCGCTACAGTAGCTCTTTCGCCGCCTTCACGATATCGCTCGCCGTCAGGCCATACTCCTGCTGCAGGAAGTCCTGGGTTCCGACCTGGCCGTAACGCTCCTTCACGCCCACTCTGCGCATCGGCACCGGGCAGCTTTCCACCAGCACTTCCGCCACCGCCGACCCTAGCCCATTGTGAATGCTGTGATTTTCACAGGTCACGATACGCCCCGTTTTTTCGGCGTAGTTCTTCACCAGCATGCGGTCGATAGGCTTGAGGGTAAACATATCGATTACCGCCGCGCTGACCCCTTCCTGCGCCAGGAGCTGAGCCGCTTTGAGCGCTTCTGCCACCATTATTCCGTTGGCTATCAGCGTAATGTCCGTCCCTTCACGCAGCACGTTGCCTTTGCCGATGGTGAAGGTTGAGCCTGCCTCATAAACCGTGGCCGCCTGTTTGCGAATAGTACGCACCCAGTAGAACCCTTCCAGCTCGATCAGCTGGCGCAGAATGTCTTTAAACATCACCGCGTCAGTCACTTCGAGCACGATGGAGTTCGCCAGCCCCCGGACAATCCCCATATCTTCAAACGACATATGGGTACCGCCGTTGTGGCAGGCCGTCACACCGGCGTCGGAGGCGATGACCTTGACGTTATTCCGCTGGTAGTCCAGCGACATAAACAGCTGGTCAAAGCAGCGACGGCTGGCAAAGGCAGTGAAGGTATGGACGAACGGCTTGCGTCCGGTCAGCGACAGCCCCGCCGCCACGCCAATCACGTTAGCTTCCATGATGCCGCAGTTAATCACATCCTGGGGGTTGTCGCGCTGTACGCCATCCATCGCCATCGAACTCATCAGATCAGCTTCCAGCGCGATAATTCCGCTGCCTTCCTGAATCTGCTGCTGAACAAACCCGGCGTAGACTTTACGCATTTCAACGGCGTCCTGGCCGCCGGTCTGACTTACCTTAATCATGTGCCGCCTCCAGTTGCGCGATGGCCTGCTCAAGCGCCTGTTTTGACTGCTCCGTCAGGCGGAGATGGTGGGAGTTTCCCAGTTGCTCAAGGTACGGCACCCCTTGCCCTTTAATGCTATCGAGGATCACCAGCAGGGGGCGCTGTTCGCCGCTGCGAACGGGTTTTACCGCCGCCAGCAAACCGGCAATGTCATCGCCTTTCACCTTCACCACGTCAAAACCGAAGGCGCTAAACTTCTCTGCCAGATCGAAGGCACAGATGATTTCATCCAGCTCGCCGTCCAGCTGCTGCTTGTTCCAGTCGACAAAAACCGTCAGGTTGTTGAGGCGGTGATGAGCAATAAACTGGAAAGCCTCCCAGCACTGCCCCTCGTTCAACTCGCCGTCACCAACAATGCTGAACACCCTGTTGCGACGCTGCGCCAGCTTGTGGGACAACGCAATACCTGCGGCAATCGAGATCCCCTGCCCCAGCGAGCCAGTGGTCGCATCCACACCGCGAGTTTTCAGGCGGTCAGGATGGCTGGGCAGGCTGGTTCCGTTCTGGTTCAGCGTGGCCAGCTGCTCGACCGGAAAATAGCCTTTCAGCGCCAGGGTGCTGTACAGCGCCGGGCCAGCATGCCCCTTCGACAACACAAAGTAGTCGCGCTCCGCCCAGTCAGGATCGCCTGGATCAATATTCATAACATCGCCATACAGCACCGCCAGAGTCTCGACCACCGACATGCTGCCGCCGTAGTGGCCGAACCCCAGTTGGGTGAGCGCTTTCAGCGTCTCTACCCGGATGTCGCGCGCAAACCGCGTGACGTCTGCCAGCTCATTCATTATTTAGCCCCCGTATTGTCTTCAGTGTGTGCGGCACGAGTGCCTTTTCCTTTGCCCAGATAATTGAAGCCGACCAGCACCGCAAAGACCGCCACCACCACCGCAGTGATCGCCGCAGGCGACAGGAAGCGTGCGAGGTTGCCAAGGATAATGCCCACCACGCCGAAATCAGCGTCGGAGAAGGTTGTGTTGGCAAAGCCCAGCGCCCCCAGGACAGGCAGCAGCAAGACCGGTAGGAAGGTGATCAGCAGGCCGTTGGCAAAAGCCCCCACCATCGCGCCGCGACGGCCACCGGTAGCGTTACCAAACACCCCCGCGGTCGCCCCGGTAAAGAAGTGAGGCACCACACCCGGCAAAATCAGCACCAGCTTCATTTGCCCCAGCAGGAACAGGCCCACCAGGCCGCCGAGGAAGCTGAACAGGAAGCCAATCAGCACCGCGTTTGGTGCGTAGGGGTAAACTACCGGGCAGTCCAGCGCCGGACGAGCGTTTGGCACCAGCTTCTCGGAGAAACCGGTAAACGCCGGAACGATTTCCGCCAGTATCAAGCGCACGCCCTGCAGGATAATGAACACCCCGGCCGCAAAGGTAATCGCCTGAATAATGGAATAAACCAGGAAGTTCTGGCCGCCGCTGAGCTTCTCTTCTACATAGGTCTGGCCCGCGCAAATCGCGAGGATCATGTAGATGATGATCATGGTCAGGGAGATAGAGATGGAGCTGTCGCGCAGGAAGCTCAGGTTCTTCGGCAGGTTCATCTCTTCCGTTGAGCGTGAGCCCTTGCCACACTTACTGCCTATCCAGCCGGACAGAACGTAGCCCAGCGTGCCGAAGTGGCCAAAGCCGATGTCATCGGTGCCTGTAATACGGCGCATATAACGCTGAGCAATAGCCGGGAAGAACGCCATGATCAGGCCAAGGATCAGCGAGCCGGTAAACACCAGCGCCACACCTTCAAAGCCCGCCACCGTCAGGATGACGCTGATCATGCATGCCATATAGAACGTATGGTGGCCGGTCAGGAAGATGTACTTCAGGCGGGTAAAGCGGGCCACAACAATGTTCGCCACCATCCCGAAGGCCATGATCAGCGCCGTGGATGCCCCATACTTTTCCAGCGCGATTGAAACGATCGCTTCATTATTCGGAATAATGCCCTGGATATTAAATGCATGCTCGAACATGCCGCCCAGCGGATTTAAAGAGCCCACTAATACGGTGGCACCGCCGCCCAGAACAATAAATCCTAATACGGTTTTAATTGATCCTTTTACCACATCAGAAAATGACTTCTTTTGCGCCACCAGACCAATTAATGCTATCAGCCCGACGAGAATAGCCGGGACTTTAAGAATATCAACGATAAAATTCAGCGTGCCAAGGATAAACATATCCGCCTCCGCTTATATCCGTCATATTTCGAACCACAGGTGCGTGGGCTGAACGCCCGCCGACGATTTACCTGATGTAAACGCCAGGGATGCCTGAGCCTGCCGCCGTCTACAATTCGAATTACTTTGGCTATATATTATTATGATTGACGACCAGCAAAATAAGCGCGCAGCTTATTTTCCAGCTCATTGATATCGATGATGTTGTTGATCACCACCAGCTGACTGTCCGGCAGGCTTGCGCTGGCGGCAATATCTTTTGCCATCACAAACACATCCGCTGCGCCCGGCGTGGCGGAAGATAAATCCGAATGTTCCACTTCGGCTTCGATATTAAGTTTTTTAAGCACCTTTTTAATATTCATTTCGACCATAAAACTACTGCCCAGGCCGGAACCGCAGATTGCCATTATCTTCATCGTGTTTACCTTATATTTTTTAGTAGAGTACGAGCGCATCGCATTTTTCAATGCAACGTAAAAAACCATGGTGTTAAATTAAAAAACTAGAATCGATTAATTATTTTTTGTATTTCCTCCAGGTTATTGGCCTGATGCAGTAACGCCATATCTTCGTCGCTAGAAAATAGCTCAGCGAGCGCGGAAATCATTTCAATGTGGCTATGGCTGTCCGGTGCCGCCAGCATAATAATGACGTCAACCGGGTCGTTCCCCTCAGAATGAAAGCTAACGCCCTGCCTCAGCTTCAGGAGCGACAGGCCCAGTCCGGTCGCGCCCTCTTCCGGACGCGCATGCGGCATCGCCAGACCCGGCGCCAGTACATAGTACGGGCCGAGTTTTTGGTGCTGCTGCATGATAGCTGTCAGATAATGGGGAGCAATAATGCCCGCCTCCAGCAGCGGCCCGGCGCTAATCTCCAGCGCCTGCTGCCAGCTCGCAACTTCGTCGTGAAGCTGAATAGTCTGCTCATGCAGCCATTGGTTGAGCACGATAACCTCTCGAAATCGACATTGATGATGGGCAAACTTTATTCAACGGCTTCGGGTTTAACTGTGATTGATATCACAAAGATAGCGCTACCAATAACTATCACTCGATTTTGTGATAGCGCTATCAAATTGCAATCATTGTGTTAAATCGCATTAAGGCGCACGATTTCAGGCGTATACTTGAGCGATATTTCCCCTTCTTTTTCAGGGGCCAACGTCAGCCTGGCGTTTTTCAGGCCGAGAATCAGGAATCACAATGTCCATAACCCGAAAGCGGCGAAGTACCGGTAAGGTGACGCTTGCAGATGTGGCTCAGCTCGCCGGAGTCGGTACCATGACCGTTTCGCGAGCGCTAAGAACCCCGGAGCAGGTTTCCGACAAATTACGCGAAAAAATAGAAGCGGCGGTTTCCGAGCTTGGTTACATGCCCAACCTTGCGGCAAGCGCGCTGGCCTCCGCCTCCTCATACACCATAGCGATGGTGGTCCCAAGCCTGGCGGAATCCGGCTGCAGCGAAATGTTTGCCGGCCTGCAGCAGGTGCTGCAACCGGCGGGATATCAGATAGTCCTTGCGGAGTCCCAGCACCGGCTGGAGCAGGAAGAGAAACTGCTGGAAACGCTGCTGGCGTCCAATATCGCTGCGGCGATTCTACTCAGCGTTGAACATAGCGACACGGTACGAGGCTGGCTGAAGCACGCCAGTATTCCTGTGCTGGAGATCGGCGCCACGCGCGCCGACCCGCTGGACATGAACATCGGTATTGATAACGTCGCTGCCATGTTTGAACTGACGGAAATGTTAATCCACCGCGGCTATCAGAACATCGGGCTGTTGTGCGCGAACCAGGAACAATGGATTTTCCAGCAGCATCTTCAGGGCTGGTACAAAGCGATGCTGCGCCACCATATGTCACCCAACAGAGTGATCAACGCTGCCGCCCCGCCTAATTTTTCCACCGGAGCCGCACAGCTACCCGAGTTTTTACTGGCCTGGCCGGAGCTGGATGCGCTTGTCTGTGTATCAGATGAGCTGGCCTGCGGCGCGCTGTACGAATGCCAGCGCAGGCGCATCAAAGTCCCTGACGACTTAGCCATTGTCGGGTTTGGTGACAGCGACGTGAGCCGCGTTTGTCAGCCTGCACTGACCACGATTGCGGTACCACACCGTAAGATTGGGATTGAGGCCGGAAGGGCGTTGCTGGCAAGAATAAACGAAGAACAATGGGACCGGAGCCCGACTATCGCGTCATCGCTGTGTATGCGGGACAGTTGCTAATTTTCCCTCACCCTGGTCCCCTCCTGGTCGAAAGAGGATCGGGGTGAGGGTAAACAATTACTCGCTTTCTTCGCTTTGTGACTCATTTTTGGCGTTGCGGGTCATCCACAGCGCCAGCGCTTTCAGAGAATCAGGGGTAAATTCGTCGCAGCGGGCGGTGATCTCTTCCGGGGACATCCAGCTCACTTCGCTGACTTCTTCTTCCTGCAGCGCAAAAGGCCCGTGGGAAACGCAGCTAAAGAGCCCGCCCCAAACGCGGCAGCTATCGTCTTCGAAGTAGAACTGCCCATGCTCCGCGAACGGTACGCCGGCAATGCCCAGCTCCTCTTCCGCCTCACGGCGAGCCGACTCCAGCATCTGTTCATCCGCCTGCACTACACCGCCTGCGGTCGCATCCAGCATACCTGGCATAAAGTCTTTAATTTCGGTGCGACGCTGCACCAGAATTTTGCCCATACCATCGTGCACAACAATATAGGTCGCGCGATGACGTAGCCGCTGAGCACGCATTTGCTCGCGGCTTGCCTGTGCGATGACCTCATTGTCTTCATTAACGATATCTACCCATTCCGTGCCGACAAAATGACTCTGTTCCACCATCAGGGAAACCTTATTCAGGGGCGCTCTTACGGCGCGTTGTTGGATTAACCTGTCAACGTTACGGGGTAATACTCACCTGTGCAATAACCCCATCACTCTCCAGCGTGCGAACGGTCAGAACGCCATCATCCAGCATCCCGTAACTGGCCTCAAAACCGCCCTTCGGTATGCTGACAGAGCCTGGATTAAACAAATAGATCTGTTCGTGCTTTTCTGCAACCGGAAGATGCGTATGGCCGAAAATCAGAACATCGCCAGCGGACAGCGGCGGCAAATGCCCCGGGTGATAAAGATGCCCGTGAGTCAGAAAAAGCCGCTGCTGTGCCAGCAAAACCTGCTGCCAGGGCGCGGTAATGGGAAACTGGAGCAGCATTTGGTCCACTTCACTGTCGCAGTTTCCACGCACCGCGATAATCTTATCGGCAACGGTATTCAAGCTCTGCGCCACCGCTGAAGGATTATAGCCTTCAGGTAGCGCATTTCGCGGGCCGTGATTCAGTAAATCGCCAAGAATAACCAGCCATTTCGCGCCGCTGTGCGCGAAGCGTTCCAAAACTTTTTCCGTGGCGGGTAGCGAACCGTGAAGGTCCGAGGCAAACATCAGTTTCATTTATCCCTGGCTCCAGTAATGATAACCGGCCAATGATAACCAATTCCCCGTCCGCTATCAGCCTGCGTTTTTGGCCGACTGTGCCAGCCAAAGCTGCACCGACGCGCGCTGCCACTGGAAGCTGGCATACTCCTTCAGCCGCTCAGGCACTTCATCCCCGTTCAGTATCAGTCGGTTAAGCATCAGCGCCAGGTCGGTGTCGGCGATAGACCATTCACCAAATAAATTTTGCTGTCCTTCCGGCAGCAAACGCCCGGCGGTGGCGATCAGTTTCTCCGCAGCCTGTTGACCGGCAGGGCTTAGCGCAGGTTTCTTCTCACCGGCAAACACCACGGCAGTAGAGCGCTCTTCCCGAATGGGCATCAGATCGCTGCGCAACCACGCCTGAACCTGACGCGCGCGGGCGCGTTTTTCAATGTCATGGGGATAAATACGTTCCCACGTCGGCGGCGCAAAACGCTCTTCCAGATACTCATCAATGGCGGAGGACTCACTTAGCGCAAAATCTCCGACGGCCAGTACCGGCACGCGACGAGTCAGCTCAAAACCCTTCCAGCCAGGCTTTAAATTTTGGCCGCTGGCGAGGTCGACTGTTTGCAAAGAAAAGGCGAGCCCTTTTTCTTTCAGCGCAACAAACACGGAAAGCGCATAGGGGCTGAAACAGTGGCTATCGGTCCACAACGTAATGGCAGGCTGGCTCATCATATCCTCACTTATTCGCGCGACAGGTTATTGAACATAGAGCGAAAAAAGCGTTTTGTCATCCGCTTATAACGCACCGTTCCGGTGCAGAAATAGTAAAAA
This Klebsiella michiganensis DNA region includes the following protein-coding sequences:
- a CDS encoding PTS ascorbate transporter subunit IIC, producing the protein MFILGTLNFIVDILKVPAILVGLIALIGLVAQKKSFSDVVKGSIKTVLGFIVLGGGATVLVGSLNPLGGMFEHAFNIQGIIPNNEAIVSIALEKYGASTALIMAFGMVANIVVARFTRLKYIFLTGHHTFYMACMISVILTVAGFEGVALVFTGSLILGLIMAFFPAIAQRYMRRITGTDDIGFGHFGTLGYVLSGWIGSKCGKGSRSTEEMNLPKNLSFLRDSSISISLTMIIIYMILAICAGQTYVEEKLSGGQNFLVYSIIQAITFAAGVFIILQGVRLILAEIVPAFTGFSEKLVPNARPALDCPVVYPYAPNAVLIGFLFSFLGGLVGLFLLGQMKLVLILPGVVPHFFTGATAGVFGNATGGRRGAMVGAFANGLLITFLPVLLLPVLGALGFANTTFSDADFGVVGIILGNLARFLSPAAITAVVVAVFAVLVGFNYLGKGKGTRAAHTEDNTGAK
- a CDS encoding NUDIX hydrolase; protein product: MVEQSHFVGTEWVDIVNEDNEVIAQASREQMRAQRLRHRATYIVVHDGMGKILVQRRTEIKDFMPGMLDATAGGVVQADEQMLESARREAEEELGIAGVPFAEHGQFYFEDDSCRVWGGLFSCVSHGPFALQEEEVSEVSWMSPEEITARCDEFTPDSLKALALWMTRNAKNESQSEESE
- a CDS encoding phosphodiesterase; protein product: MKLMFASDLHGSLPATEKVLERFAHSGAKWLVILGDLLNHGPRNALPEGYNPSAVAQSLNTVADKIIAVRGNCDSEVDQMLLQFPITAPWQQVLLAQQRLFLTHGHLYHPGHLPPLSAGDVLIFGHTHLPVAEKHEQIYLFNPGSVSIPKGGFEASYGMLDDGVLTVRTLESDGVIAQVSITP
- a CDS encoding PTS ascorbate transporter subunit IIA, translated to MLNQWLHEQTIQLHDEVASWQQALEISAGPLLEAGIIAPHYLTAIMQQHQKLGPYYVLAPGLAMPHARPEEGATGLGLSLLKLRQGVSFHSEGNDPVDVIIMLAAPDSHSHIEMISALAELFSSDEDMALLHQANNLEEIQKIINRF
- a CDS encoding LacI family transcriptional regulator codes for the protein MSITRKRRSTGKVTLADVAQLAGVGTMTVSRALRTPEQVSDKLREKIEAAVSELGYMPNLAASALASASSYTIAMVVPSLAESGCSEMFAGLQQVLQPAGYQIVLAESQHRLEQEEKLLETLLASNIAAAILLSVEHSDTVRGWLKHASIPVLEIGATRADPLDMNIGIDNVAAMFELTEMLIHRGYQNIGLLCANQEQWIFQQHLQGWYKAMLRHHMSPNRVINAAAPPNFSTGAAQLPEFLLAWPELDALVCVSDELACGALYECQRRRIKVPDDLAIVGFGDSDVSRVCQPALTTIAVPHRKIGIEAGRALLARINEEQWDRSPTIASSLCMRDSC
- a CDS encoding glutathione S-transferase (catalyzes the formation of 2,4-dinitrophenyl-S-glutathione from 1-chloro-2,4-dinitrobenzene and glutathione), with translation MSQPAITLWTDSHCFSPYALSVFVALKEKGLAFSLQTVDLASGQNLKPGWKGFELTRRVPVLAVGDFALSESSAIDEYLEERFAPPTWERIYPHDIEKRARARQVQAWLRSDLMPIREERSTAVVFAGEKKPALSPAGQQAAEKLIATAGRLLPEGQQNLFGEWSIADTDLALMLNRLILNGDEVPERLKEYASFQWQRASVQLWLAQSAKNAG
- a CDS encoding PTS mannitol transporter subunit IIB; this translates as MKIMAICGSGLGSSFMVEMNIKKVLKKLNIEAEVEHSDLSSATPGAADVFVMAKDIAASASLPDSQLVVINNIIDINELENKLRAYFAGRQS